A genome region from Nicotiana tabacum cultivar K326 chromosome 13, ASM71507v2, whole genome shotgun sequence includes the following:
- the LOC107764017 gene encoding glucosamine inositolphosphorylceramide transferase 1-like produces MGSSPIVISGSSAHRTTRPNNNKNKNNNDPCVSSSAFVFLIGSFIILGSICGLYVRFLMTPNVHAGLSAIGCKEDDEGSWSIGVFYGDSPFSLKPIEDMNIWRNKSAAWPVANPVITCASASVAGFSSNFVADPFLYVQGDVLYMFFETKNSITMQGDIGVARSTDKGASWEQLGIALDEDWHLSYPYVFDYNGNIYMMPEGRAKGQLRLYRAVKFPMEWTLEKIIMKKPLVDSFIIPHDGKYWLFGSDHRGIGTEYNGQLEIWYSTSPLGPWKPHKKNPIYNADKSMGARNGGRPFLFDGYLYRVGQDDGETYGRRIRLFKVEVLTTNVFKEVEVPLGLKASIKGRNAWNGARSHHLDVQRLSSGEWIGVMDGDRVPSGDASRRFNLGCASVLGVAALVILFGMLLGAVRGLVPLSWCPHDFGKRSDASLDWEQSNLISSRMRLFCSHLNRASSSLRTRIKPNTCSGSSVLALTFLVIVVLMCTGVKYIYGGSGAHEAYPLHGQYSQFTLLTMTYDARLWNLKMYVEHYSRCSSVREIVVVWNKGQPPELSEFDSAVPVRIRVEEKNSLNNRFKVDPSIKTRSVLELDDDIMMPCDDVERGFKVWREHPERIVGFYPRLANGSPLKYRAESHARKHNGYNMILTGAAFIDSKMAFEMYWSKEAAAGRETVDNLFNCEDVLLNFLYANTSSSKTVEYVKPAWAIDTSKFSGVAISGNTQTHYALRSSCLEKFSEMYGSISNRKSEFNRRMDGWDV; encoded by the exons ATGGGTTCAAGCCCAATTGTAATTTCCGGGTCCTCAGCCCACAGGACGACCCgacccaacaacaacaagaacaagaacaaCAACGATCCATGTGTTAGCTCTTCAGCTTTTGTGTTTTTAATTGGTTCATTCAtcattttgggttcaatttgtggGCTTTATGTTCGGTTTCTGATGACCCCAAATGTCCACGCTGGACTCTCCGCCATTGGATGTAAAGAGGATGATGAGGGTTCATGGTCCATTGGTGTTTTTTATGGTGATTCCCCTTTTTCCCTCAAACCCATTGAAGAT ATGAATATATGGAGGAATAAGAGTGCGGCATGGCCAGTAGCCAATCCTGTTATCACCTGTGCTTCAGCCTCTGTGGCTGGTTTTTCCAGCAATTTTGTCGCTGACCCCTTTCTTTATGTTCAG GGAGATGTCCTTTATATGTTCTTTGAAACAAAGAATTCAATAACAATGCAAGGGGATATTGGAGTTGCAAGAAGTACTGATAAGGGAGCATCATGGGAGCAGTTAGGTATCGCTTTGGATGAAGACTGGCATCTGTCCTATCCTTATGTCTTTGACTATAATGGCAAT ATCTATATGATGCCTGAGGGCAGAGCAAAAGGACAACTTCGTCTTTATCGAGCTGTAAAATTTCCCATGGAATGGACACTGGAAAAGATCATAATGAAAAAGCCTCTTGTTGATTCATTTATAATTCCACATGATGGGAAATACTGGCTTTTTGGTTCTGATCATAGAGGTATTGGTACAGAGTATAATGGTCAGTTGGAGATCTGGTACAGCACCTCACCACTTGGTCCTTGGAAACCACATAAGAAAAATCCTATCTATAACGCAGATAAAAGCATGGGAGCCCGAAATGGAGGTAGACCCTTTTTATTTGATGGTTATCTTTATCGTGTTGGCCAAGATGATGGTGAAACATATGGACGGAGAATACGTCTCTTCAAAGTAGAAGTTTTAACCACTAATGTGTTCAAAGAAGTTGAAGTCCCATTGGGCCTTAAAGCCTCAATTAAGGGACGAAATGCCTGGAATGGCGCCCGCAGCCATCACCTTGATGTGCAGCGACTAAGCTCTGGAGAGTGGATTGGAGTAATGGATGGGGACCGAGTGCCTTCGGGAGATGCAAGTCGACGGTTTAATTTAGGCTGTGCATCAGTTTTAGGTGTTGCAGCCCTGGttatattgtttggtatgttacTTGGAGCTGTTAGAGGTTTAGTTCCACTAAGTTGGTGCCCACACGATTTTGGAAAGAGGAGTGATGCATCGTTGGATTGGGAACAGTCAAACTTAATTTCTTCTAGAATGAGACTATTCTGCAGCCACTTGAATAGAGCAAGCTCATCTCTCCGTACCAGAATAAAACCAAACACTTGCAGTGGAAGCTCGGTTCTAGCTTTAACATTTTTAGTAATAGTGGTGTTAATGTGTACTGGAGTTAAAtacatatatggaggcagtggcGCACATGAAGCTTACCCCTTGCATGGTCAGTATTCTCAGTTCACTTTATTAACAATGACCTATGATGCTCGGCTTTGGAATCTTAAAATGTATGTCGAGCATTACTCAAGGTGCTCTTCAGTGCGTGAGATTGTTGTTGTGTGGAACAAAGGACAACCTCCAGAATTGAGTGAGTTTGATTCTGCAGTTCCGGTGAGGATTAGAGTAGAGGAAAAAAACTCACTGAATAATCGATTCAAGGTTGACCCTTCCATAAAGACAAGATCTGTTCTTGAGCTCGACGATGACATTATGATGCCCTGTGATGACGTTGAGCGAGGATTTAAGGTATGGCGTGAGCATCCTGAACGAATTGTAGGTTTTTACCCCCGACTAGCAAATGGAAGCCCGTTGAAATACAGGGCTGAGAGTCATGCTCGGAAGCACAATGGATATAATATGATTCTAACTGGAGCGGCCTTCATTGATAGTAAAATGGCTTTTGAAATGTATTGGAGCAAAGAGGCTGCAGCTGGTAGGGAAACAGTGGACAATCTTTTTAATTGCGAGGATGTGCTGTTGAACTTCTTGTATGCGAACACAAGCTCTTCAAAGACAGTCGAATATGTGAAACCCGCATGGGCAATTGATACTTCAAAGTTTTCTGGTGTAGCAATTAGTGGGAATACGCAAACTCACTATGCCCTTCGAAGTAGTTGCCTTGAGAAGTTCTCTGAAATGTATGGGAGCATAAGCAATCGGAAGTCAGAGTTTAACCGCCGAATGGATGGTTGGGATGTATAG